One part of the Rutidosis leptorrhynchoides isolate AG116_Rl617_1_P2 chromosome 1, CSIRO_AGI_Rlap_v1, whole genome shotgun sequence genome encodes these proteins:
- the LOC139871336 gene encoding floral homeotic protein AGAMOUS, with product MSLPNDSGDTSPQRKVGKGKIEIKRIENTTNRQVTFCKRRNGLLKKAYELSVLCDAEVALIVFSNRGRLYEYANNSVRGTIDRYKKACLDPPTSGSVAEANAQFYQQESTKLRQQIANLQNQNRNIMGECLTEMPSKDLKNLEGKLERAIGRIRSKKNELLFAEVEYMQKRELELHNSNQFLRAKIAENERAQHHDMSLMPPGSSDYAIVPPHQTFDGRNYLQTNEMQPNNDYSCQDQTPLQLV from the exons ATGTCGTTACCAAATGACTCTGGTGACACGTCACCACAAAGAAAAGTTGGTAAGGGAAAGATCGAGATCAAGCGGATCGAAAACACAACAAATCGACAAGTGACTTTTTGTAAGCGCCGCAACGGGTTGCTTAAAAAGGCCTATGAATTGTCTGTTCTTTGTGATGCTGAGGTTGCTCTTATCGTATTTTCGAACCGTGGTCGCCTTTATGAGTATGCTAATAACAG TGTTAGAGGGACAATTGACAGGTACAAAAAAGCATGCCTCGATCCACCTACCAGCGGCTCGGTTGCTGAAGCCAATGCTCAG TTTTACCAACAAGAATCTACGAAACTGCGTCAACAAATTGCAAACCTTCAGAATCAAAACAG GAACATCATGGGCGAATGTTTGACTGAAATGCCATCAAAAGATCTCAAGAACCTGGAAGGTAAGTTAGAGAGAGCAATTGGAAGAATTCGTTCTAAAAAG AATGAACTACTATTTGCCGAAGTAGAGTATATGCAAAAGAGG GAACTTGAGCTGCACAACAGCAATCAATTCCTTCGAGCAAAG ATTGCTGAAAACGAAAGAGCTCAACATCATGATATGAGCTTGATGCCACCTGGAAGTTCTGATTACGCGATCGTGCCACCACACCAGACTTTTGATGGTAGAAACTATCTTCAAACGAATGAAATGCAACCTAATAACGATTACTCTTGCCAAGACCAAACCCCTCTCCAGTTAGTGTAA